From the genome of Spodoptera frugiperda isolate SF20-4 chromosome 23, AGI-APGP_CSIRO_Sfru_2.0, whole genome shotgun sequence, one region includes:
- the LOC118267024 gene encoding integrin alpha-8, whose translation MKDRKMLRILTLVDVVQLAAATMFYHEPSSVVIKPEDEVSNSDFGFSFAYNSRFGGLFVGAPTEENIGKLYSCNLDAAFDKEEITCREFFIAVDEPEYEDDHCPNQRFYLGASISAALDYVYTCAPLWTTNFTTSNEEIRDVFGTCFVYNKSVGSTRYQGTLERYLDKKISLTETTLITGGTGWTTLADDTNGVLLTIKTSLQGDILYTPLSKPTDETKSLAANQRNRIFLGAHYNIGYAVTAGKFFSDVTEYAFSMESATMEGEIAFLKYVPKRNVLSFKYKGRNVLTLVNKAIGAMFGSALSAKDLNMDGRDELLVGAPALSDDECYECGALHIYLGGDPATINDRKRQRTILGTSTFGRFGSAIVANDLDGDNKSEIVVSAPYENDGQGAIYILSGHEVYNVLMKVQDYKLILLSDLKLTQRIQKKEYTTLGFSLQFVEDIDVNGCKELVAGSPSTGRAVFFKCVQKITVTLSSSLIGEQIVKEQDKEFVVNVCARVQLPEYPLDITAYIAVSNTIIGEAAIIPNPEFKLDITCEACSRDRSLCRNVTVQLQDKEPGDYKFLSHAEIRNDYLMRPNNSEFNSSWVLGGPNSKWNTSIDVPRHCKGDDCIPNLSMKLLWSGSKNYTVGSSPNETVTINVRNDGNASYDSCVWVKVSGAALNRGDCEDYNGGYKCYLDRPMRRETSCTVNLLLNMTTVTNIQKELEVQVKLYEICNQKLITTDHIVVPYTLNSTDISLSGYAHKMNITDKQIRDSNTVYDDHEYVIQNRGFITWKKVKIDIRMNKLEYLKSFNILTMDFGECARKEDTKYIVHHCILDIMPNSTQVITGTAEINAGKLNNYLVKNKLLTNSTSTLYLDERLSPLSTLVNNEIPIVQEITLGSNKLLISLIALLVALILLAIITFILYKYGFFKRKQKKNLLIAKESIRRQSIKRSNHASAIDGPAEGLQMEVDDDSPFDEPQPVTTNDNVGLVENKPN comes from the exons ATGAAAG ATAGAAAAATGTTAAGAATACTGACATTGGTCGATGTCGTACAGTTAGCAGCTGCTACGATGTTCTACCACGAACCTTCCAGTGTAGTCATCAAACCTGAAGATGAAGTTTCCAACTCAGACTTTGGATTCTCATTTGCTTACAATAGCAGATTTGGGGGTTTAT TTGTCGGTGCTCCAACAGaagaaaatataggaaaattgTACAGTTGTAATCTAGATGCAGCATTTGACAAGGAGGAAATTACTTGCAGGGAATTCTTCATAGCAGTAGATGAGCCAGAATATGAAGATG ATCACTGTCCTAATCAACGATTTTACTTGGGCGCGTCGATATCCGCTGCTTTGGATTACGTCTAT acTTGTGCCCCTTTATGGACAACGAATTTCACAACATCAAATGAAGAAATAAGAGACGTTTTTGGAACATGCTTCGTATATAATAAAAGTGTAGGTTCGACTCGATATCAGGGTACCTTAGAAAGATACTTGGACAAAAAAATTTCATTGACAGAGActa CTCTAATCACAGGTGGAACTGGATGGACTACTTTAGCAGATGACACAAATGGAGTATTGCTTACTATAAAAACTTCACTGCAGGGAGACATTTTATATACACCGTTGTCGAAACCCACAGATGAAACCAAATCTTTAGCGGCAAATCAAAGAAATCGTATATTTTTAGGAGCTCATTACAATATAG GTTATGCTGTCACCGCTGGGAAGTTTTTTTCAGATGTTACAGAGTACGCATTCAGTATGGAAAGTGCAACTATGGAAGGCGAA ATAGCATTTTTGAAATATGTTCCAAAACGAAATGTACTATCATTTAAATACAAAGGCCGTAACGTGTTGACGTTGGTAAATAAAGCAATCGGCGCCATGTTTGGCTCAGCTCTAAGTGCTAAGGACCTCAATATGGATGGTCGAGACGAGCTGCTTGTGGGTGCTCCTGCATTGTCCGATGACGAATGCTATGAATGTGGAGCTCTGCACATCTATTTGGGAGGAGATCCG GCTACAATAAACGATCGGAAAAGACAGCGAACAATACTGGGTACCTCTACCTTTGGCCGATTTGGATCTGCAATAGTCGCAAATGATTTAGACGGTGATAACAAATCAG AAATAGTAGTAAGTGCTCCGTACGAGAATGATGGCCAAGGAGCTATCTACATACTATCAGGTCACGAAGTCTACAACGTATTGATGAAAGTGCAGGACTATAAGCTCATATTGCTATCAGACCTGAAGCTGACGCAGAGAATCCAGAAGAAGGAATACACAACACTTGGGTTCAGCCTCCAGTTCGTTGAAGATATTGACGTCAATGGGTGTAAAG AATTGGTAGCTGGATCGCCGAGTACGGGCAGAGCGGTGTTCTTCAAATGTGTCCAGAAAATCACCGTGACTTTGTCCAGCAGTCTAATCGGAGAACAG ATAGTAAAAGAACAAGACAAGGAATTTGTAGTGAATGTCTGCGCACGAGTGCAACTACCTGAGTACCCATTGGACATCACTGCAT ATATAGCGGTGTCCAACACCATCATTGGTGAGGCAGCAATAATTCCTAATCCAGAATTTAAATTGGACATTACCTGTGAGGCCTGTTCAAGGGACAGATCGCTTTGTAGAAACGTCACTGTGCAACtg CAAGACAAAGAACCTGGTGACTACAAGTTCCTTTCTCATGCAGAGATAAGAAACGATTACTTGATGCGTCCTAATAATTCAG AATTCAACTCTTCATGGGTGCTAGGAGGCCCTAACAGCAAATGGAATACCAGTATAGATGTACCCCGACACTGCAAAGGAGATGATTGCATTCCCAACCTGTCCATGAAGCTGTTATGGTCAGGCAG TAAAAATTACACGGTGGGATCATCACCCAATGAAACTGTGACGATCAATGTCAGAAACGATGGGAACGCGTCCTATGATTCCTGTGTTTGGGTGAAAGTGAGCGGGGCGGCTCTCAATCGAGGCGACTGTGAGGACTATAACGGAGGATACAAATGTTATTTAGACAGACCTATGAGGAGGGAGACTAGT TGCACGGTAAACTTGCTCCTAAACATGACCACGGTTACCAATATACAAAAAGAGCTAGAGGTCCAAGTGAAACTGTATGAGATATGTAACCAGAAACTGATCACTACTGACCACATCGTTGTACCTTACACATTAAATTCAACCGACATTTCATTGAGTGG TTATGCTCACAAGATGAACATCACAGACAAACAAATCAGAGATTCTAATACAGTGTATGATGACCATGAATATGTg ATTCAAAACCGCGGTTTCATAACTTGGAAGAAAGTTAAAATAGATATTAGAATGAATAAACTTGAATACTTGAAGTCTTTTAAT ataTTAACAATGGATTTCGGCGAATGCGCACGGAAAGAAGATACCAAATACATTGTCCACCACTGCATTTTGGACATAATGCCAAACTCAACACAAGTAATCACTGGCACAGCTGAAATAAATGCTGGCAAACTAA acAATTATTTGGTCAAAAATAAGCTCCTGACTAATTCTACAAGTACATTATATTTAGACGAAAGATTATCACCATTAAGTACTTT GGTGAACAATGAAATCCCAATAGTGCAAGAAATCACGTTAGGTAGTAACAAACTACTGATTTCTTTGATAGCACTTTTGGTAGCGCTTATACTATTAGCGATTATCACATTTATTCTCTACAAG TACGGATTCttcaaaagaaaacaaaagaaaaaccttCTAATTGCTAAAGAATCGATAAGGAGACAGAGTATT AAACGAAGTAACCATGCTTCCGCAATAGATGGACCGGCTGAAGGT TTACAAATGGAAGTGGACGATGACTCTCCCTTTGATGAGCCTCAACCAGTGACCACTAATGACAACGTAGGCTTAGTTGAAAACAAACCTAATTAA